Below is a genomic region from Microbulbifer sp. ALW1.
TTGGCAGCCTTCTGATGCGAGCGCGCACCAAATTCATCCATCTGCTGACGCTGAATACCGTGCATCATCGCCAGGTACTCTGCCGTCATACCCATGGAGCCGGCCGCCTTGGCCATGTAGCGGCCCAGCATCGGGTTGGGGCTCACGTGCTCCATCATGTTCAGGTGGCCCATGTGCTCGACACCGCCGACCACATAGACATCACCCAAACCGGCCTGGATATTGGCCGCTGCAGTATGCAGCGCGGACATGGAAGAACCACACAGACGGTTAACGGTTTGCGCCGGAATGGTATGCGGCAAACCCGCACGCAGCACAATCATCCGGGCAACGTTGAAGCCCTGCTCATCGCGCTGCATCACGCAGCCCCAGATCAGGTCGTCAATTTCTTTCGGATCCAGCTTGTCGTTACGCTGCAGGAATTTTCTCAGCAGTTCCGCAGACATATCGTCCGCGCGGACATTGCGATATACGCCGTTTTTGGATCGGCCCATGCCGGTACGCGCATAATCGACAATTACGGCATCTCTAGGATTCAGACTCATGGAAACTCTCCTTACTTGTCGCCGTAGTAGGTTTTGCCACTGGCAGCCATTTCACGCATACCTTCGGTAGGCTGATACAGCTCGCCGAGGTCGCTGTACTTCTCAGCCATTTTCACGAAGTTATCCAGGCCAACGCTGTCCAGCCAGGCGAAAATACCGCCGCGGAACGGCGGGAAGCCAATACCGTAGATCAGCGCCATATCGGCTTCTGCGGGAGAATCAACGATACCTTCTTCCAGGCAGCGCGCGAGCTCGGTTGCCATAGGCACCATCATGCGCTCAATGATTTCATCGTTTTCAAATTCGCGACGATCGGCCACGTGGGGCTTGAGCAAGTCGTAAACTTCCTCGGTCGCAACTTTCTTCGGACGACCTTTTTTGTCTTCTTCGTAGACGTAGAAGCCCTTGCCATTTTTCTGGCCATAGCGACCGGCTTCGTACATCACGTCAGAAGCCGCGGTGAAGGTTTTACCCATACGAGCAGGGAAACCTTCTGCCATTACCTTCTCAGCGTGCACACCGGTATCAATACCGACCACATCCATCAGGTAAGCCGGGCCCATAGGCCAGCCCCAACGCTCCATGACCTTGTCGACCTGCTGGAAGTCGGCGCCATCGCGCACCAGCATGGCAAAGCCTGCGAAGTACGGGAAAAGTACGCGGTTAACCAGAAATCCCGGGCAGTCACGTACAACAATCGCTTTTTTGCCCATTTTGTTGGCGTAAGCAACAACACGCGCAACCGCGGTTTCGGAGGTTTTCTCGCCGCGAATCACTTCCACCAGCGGCATTTTGTGCACCGGGTTAAAGAAGTGCATACCGAGGAAGTTTTCCGGGCGGGACAGCGGCTCCGCCAGGGAGTCGATGGAGATGGTCGAGGTATTGGAAGCGATCACGGTATCTTCAGATACCTTGGTTTCCACTTCCTTCAGCACGGCGTGCTTCACTTTCGGGTTTTCAACAACCGCCTCAACCACGATATCCACATCACCGAAACCGTCGTAGCTCAGGGTGGGCTCGATGCGATTGAGGGTTTCCGCCATCTTGGCCGGTGTCATACGGCCGCGGTCCACTAATTTGGTCAGCAGCTTGCCGGCCTCCTTCAAACCAAGATCGATACCGTCTTGGGCGATATCCTTCATCTTGATCGGGGTGCCTTTATAAGCAGACTGGTAGGCAATACCGCCCCCATGATGCCTGCACCCAGCACCGCTGCACGCTCGATTTCCTTATCGGACTTTTTCTCCCAGCCTTTGGCAACCTTGCTGACCTTCTGATCATTCAGGAACAGACCCACCAGGGACTTGGCCGTGTCGGTCTGGGCACTGGCAATGAACTGCTGCTGCTCGATTTTCAGTGCTTCGTCGCGGCCAACCTTATAGCCCTGCTCGATCGACGTCACCGCATTCACTGGGGACGGGTAGTTTCTACCTGCCTGCTGACCAACAAACGCTTTGGTGGTGAAAAATGCCATCAACGCTTCAGTGTCGTTCAGTGGGATCGGAGACTTCTTGTTGTTACGGCGCTCTTGGTAGTCCAGCTCACCGGCGATCGCACGTCCAAGCAGTTTCAGCGCGGCATCCTTCAGGTTTGCCGTAGCGACAACCGCGTCAACCGCGTGCGCAGCCAAAGCCGCGTCAGGACGCTGCTCTTTGCCCGCAGCAATCCACTCTGCCGCAACATCAACACCCACTACACGTGGCAGACGCACCGTGCCACCCCAACCGGGGATGAGACCCAGCTTTACTTCTGGCAGACCAACTTTGGCCTGGTCTCCCATTACGCGGAAGTCACAACCCAGGCAAACCTCAAAACCACCACCCAGCGCATAACCATTGATGGCCACCGCCGTCGGGAAAGGGAGGTCTTCCAAACGGTTGATATTCTCGTTGTTCTTGTTCATCAGCTCGGCGATGCCTTCCGGCCCGGCGGAAAATGCACCGCCAAACTCGGTAATATCGGCACCGACGATAAATACACTTTTGCCGCTGGTCAGCAACAGGCCTTTGATGTCGCTCGCCTTTTCAATCGCGTCCAGTGCGTCGGAAAACTCCGACACGGTCAAGCGATTGAATTTGTTGACGGATTCGCCTTCCAGATCGAACTTCAGTTCCGCGATGCCGTTTTCCAGCATCTGCACGGATAGCGCTTTGCCACTAAATAACATTATTGACCTCATTAATTGGTGACCGGATTTTCAAGTTTTGAGACAACCGGTCCGGGGGTCTGGTTTGTGCAAGACCAAGTCGAAATACAGAGAATGGCTGGTCGGCAACACCTTACTTCCAGGTACTGCGAGCAAACTCATTATCCTTGCGTCCAGCATTATGCAGTTGATGACGCATTCCCGAAGCTCAGTCAACGCGCCCAAGTATAGCCAGATTCAAACGTGTGTTTGAATACCATTTCTGCCATATCCACTGTCCGGTTTGGTGCCCGAATTGTGATAACAGCACACTGCAGATCAAAATATGACCACATCGTCGCAAGATAGACCGATGTTCGGAAAAAGAAGAGTGAAAACCTGCAGCCCCTGAAAGCGTAGATGCCCCCGGCCCAAGAGAACATTTTCGCTACGCAAATATAGACTGAGGAGCGAGCACACCGGCAGAAAGGCAAGGATTGGTTACAAAAAACAAGAATGCGAGAGAGGGATACGACGAGGAGGTGCACTGAAAAATGCGAGCCCCGCAAATGCACTCGCGGGGCTCACACAAGGATTAAACCATATCCGAGAACGGATTTTCGTCAGGCAGTGACACTGTCCCCGGCACACCAGGCAGACTCAAATGGGCGCCATCCAGCGCGATGCCGGACTCGTCTATCAAGCCTTCGCCAAACCGGTAGATGGCATTCAGGTCACCTCGACTGGCGCGCTGGTCATACGCCTGCGCACGCTCCGCCACCGCTTCATTGCGCTTGCGAAACTCGGTTACCGCGCGTTCACCATGACGCTTGCCGATCATCTTTTCAGTAATATGCGGCGCCAGCACAGTGGCCGTCGCGTTGTTGCCACCAAACCCTTTGGAGTTGAGGAAGGCAATATCCAGGGATTCCGGGTCGCGCTCGACATGGGACATGGACAGGGACAGGTTGTCGTGGTGTACATCCTCGGCCACCCGGTCAATGGTGGTGATCCCCGGCAGGATACCGCGGGCAAAAATACCAAGGCTACTGATCAACTGATCGCCACTGGCAGCCGCCACCGTATGCCCCACAAACGCTTTTACCGCACACACCGGCCAGTTCTCGATACCGAAGGCACCGGCAAGACGGTCAAAAATCGCCGATTCGGTGACTCGATTCTGAGGGGTACTGGACCCGTGCGCCTGTACAAAGCTGCGCTGGCGCAGACTCTCTTCGCCCAGTATCGCCCGAGCTTCCGACATCGCCCGCGCCACCGTGAGATAGTTTCCCGGTCCCGGTGCGGAGATGGATTTTTTCGGGCCGTCTGCGTTGACGAACACATTGGCTACCGCCCCGTGAATGGGGGCACCGAGCTCCAGCGCCAGTTCATCATCCATCAGCACCGCCCATTGGCTACCCTCACCCAGGGTGAAGCCGCAGTTGTCGCCGAAGGGACGACTGGCGCGACGGAAGTCGATATCGTTACCGAAAATTTTGCGTAACCCATCCAGGTTGGCCAGGGCCCCCATGGTTGCATAACCATCGACCACCTCTGGCACCAGTGGCGCTTCCGACGCACCCACCACGGCCACCCGTGCGCGTCCGCAGCGGATGTCCTCCACCGCTGCACGCAGGTTATAGAGGTAAGTGGCACAGGCACCCGCAACCGCACCGGTAGTACCCACACTGCCGAGCACATAGGCATTTACAAAATCCGCGGGCATGCTGGTGAGACCCAACGCAAGCTGCTTGGAGCTCACGCGGCCGCCGCGCAAACGAGACTGTAACAGGCCACCATTGCCGTTGAGATCCAACTGACTCATGGCCGAGCTGGCATACACGGAAATTTTGTCGGGCCCGGCTTTCTCTGCCACGAGATCCCAGTCAATACCGAGCGACTGCACCGCATCAGAGGCACCGAGAATTGCCAGTTGGAGGCCGCGGGGGTGAAAACGGGAATTGTATTGCTGCCCCGGCTCAAACCCGGTGGGCAACTGCCCGGCAGACGCCACCGCAATTTCACGGTGACTATCCAACATTACGGAAAGCGCTCTGGTGCGTACCCGCACGCGGCCGTTATCCAGAGTCTCCACCTGCCAATCGGCGGGCAGTGGCGAAGGCAACTGCCGTGCGGACATGTCGAAGGCAAAGCCGTCGGCGCTCTGCAGATCCGCAGGCTGGTGAAAGTGGCACTGGCGATAATCGTAGAAGCGTGATTCCAGCTCCCGCACCAGTGTGCCCTGCAGTACCTGCTGCTCCAGCTCCGGACTCAAGGGCCCGGTAGCGGCGTCACCAGTGCGCAGCCCCATCAGGGCGGCGAGATCAGACAGCACGTCCGTACGCTCAGCCTCGCCGAGACTATCCAGCACCAACCGCTTGTAACCGCGATGGAAAGAACTGCGACCAGCGGGGTTAAATCCCCCAAAAGCGGTAATTACGGGTAGGCGCTGCATCCTGACCTCCAGCCTGAAACGATAAATTAGGACAAATCTAATGGTGGGTCAGTTTAGGGGCTGGCGATTCGGCCTCGTTATGGGCATACTGGCCAGCAAATTTGAGCATCTGGCCAACAAGGCTGATGCTCACACTCGAGCGAACTTACCCATCGTCCGCTCAAAGCCGCCAGGCAGTCAGCCTCCACAGTTATCGCTGGCAAAGCAGAGAGTTACCTATGCCTACCGTCACATTCATGCTAATTGACCAGATGCTGACCACCGGCACCGTACTGCCTCTGGAAATGCTGCGCGGTGCGGAAAGCCGGGCGCGAACGGAGGGCAAGGCCACGCCATTGAAGCTGGTTACCGTCAGCATAGATGGCGCACCGGTTCAAACCAGCTCCGGTTTTCAGCTGGCGCCGGATGCCGCCCTGGCCGACGCTCCGGACAGCGACATCATTTACCTGCCTGCCCTTTGGCGAAACCCCCGTCCGGCATTGCGCCGCAGCAAGGCTCTGCTGGACTGGCTCAATACCCAGGCAGAAAAAGGCGCAGCGATTAGTGCTGTTGGAACCGGCGTCTGTTTTCTCGCGGAGGCCGGTTTACTCAATGGCAAACCGGCCACTACGCACTGGCACTACTTTGAACGATTCGCCGCCGATTACCCCCAGGTAAAACTCAAGCGGCAATATTTTATTACTCAGGCAGACAAGCTGTTCTGCGCCGCCAGCGTGAACGCACTCGCCGATGTCACCGTGCACCTGATCCGACAACTGTATGGCCCCGCCATCGCCAGTCATGTTGAACGAAATTTCTCGCATGAAATTCGTCGACCGTTTGAGGAGATTGCTTATTCCGAGGGCGCCGTACACCTGCACCCCGATGAAGAAATCGTTCAGGCGCAGACCTGGCTGAAACAGCACAGCAGTGAAGATGTAAAGTTGAGCGAAGTGGCGAAGTACTTTGATATGAGCGTGCGCTCGTTCAACCGCCGCTTCAAGCTCGCCACCGGGCAGACCCCCCTGCAATACCTGCAAAATGTCCGCGTGGATATGGCGCGGGAACTACTGCAGTCCAGCAACCTGTCGGTGAACGAAATAGCGGAGAAAGTCGGCTACCAGGACATGGGGCACTTCACTGCCCTGTTCAAAAAATTCCTCTCAACAACGCCCAGCGAATACCGCACAACTGTGCGCGCAAAATTATTCAAAGTGAACACCTGAAGCCGACGCTGGTTTGCGCAAGATAATCACATCGGACGCCACAAATTCCAGCTCGGCCTCGAAGTATGCCGCCAACCAGCAAAATGTTTGCCTGCTGAAAAACACAATATGCGTTGGATCGCGAATATAGTGCCAATTGGCAAAGCGCTCAGGCGACGCCACCAGCTTGGTCATCAACGCCAACATTCCCCCGGGGTTTAGTAGGCGCCACAACATCGCCAGCACCCTGTCCGGCGAGGAAAGGTGCTCCACGACTTCGGTGCTGACAATAAAATCGTACGATTTCTCCAGTGCTGCAGCATCCGCACGATAGTAAAGGTCGTAGGTTGAAACTTCGTGGCCAGCCTGCTGCAGCAGCCTCGCAAGTAATGGCGCCGGCCCGCAGCCAAAATCCAGCCCGAACGATGCGGGGCCTAAACGCTCAATTAACGGCACGGCACAGCGATTCAGAAAGCGCTGGTACCCGGCGTCCTCAAGGCTATTCTCGTGCAGGTCGTAATAGGCTTTTTCAGCGTCTGAAGAGAGATGGAAAGTCGCAGGCACGAAAACCAGCGCGCAATTTGCGCACTGGTAATAGTCGCGAAACTTGTCCCGATGATACAACTGTGCCGCCGAATGGCGGCACAGTGGGCAGTTGCCATGGGACAACTGCTCATTTACGTGTTTGCTCACCGTCAGGCAGCTTGTTCACGCCCGGCGTTAATCGCAGTATTCTGGCCGGCCGACTCGGGCTCGACTCTTTTTTCAGACTGCAGCAGGTTACCGCTGGAAATCTCCACTTTGCGCGGCTTCATGGCCTCGGGAATCTCACGCACCAGCTCAACATGCAACAGGCCATTGACCAGCTGTGCATCGGTAACACGCACATGATCTGCCAACTGGAAACGGCGCTCGAAATTCCGCGCAGCAATACCACGGTGCAGGAAATTACGGCCAGCGTAATCCGCTGGTTTTTTACCGCTGACGGTCAGGCGGTTTTGTTCCACCTGGATATCCAGTTCAGACTGATCAAAACCGGCTACCGCCATCGTAATTCTGTAGGCGTCGTCCCCGGTCAATTCGATATTGTAGGGCGGGTATGCCGGTTGATTCTGCTCGGTCGAATTCATGGAATCCAACAGGCTTGCCAGTCGGTCAAAACCAATAGCAGAGCGATACAGGGGGGAAAGATCTAAATTACGCATTGTCATATCCTCAATTCAGAGCAATATTTAATTAACACCTGTACTAAAAACCAGGTCATTGGATGTTCTGCTTTTTGCAGAAATCGGGGAGGCACCTCTGTCGAGCCTGCCGCCCTCAGGAATAGATATATGGCCAGCGTCATCGCCTTCAAGGGCATTCAGCAAAAAAAATGAAAATTGCATTTGGACGCACTCAAACGGGCCAGCCCGTTGGCAGTTCCCGCGACAGGAACATCCGGCCACCCATTGCAACAGCAGAGGTGAATACCTGAGTGGAAGCAATAAAAAAAGACAGTACCGACACCGTACGCTTGTTTATCGGTGTTGCCCCAGACATTGCCACCCAGCGCTTTCTGGATGCCACCTGCCGCCACTGCCAGCAGCTGAGACTCCCCAGGGATCACCGCTGGATCAGCCACAACAACCGCCATCTGACCCTGGCGTTTCTGGGCGACACCAGCTGCCAACAACTGGACACGATCGAAGCCATCCTTCGCGACATCGCCAGTAGCACCGCAGCCAGCTATGGGCAGATCGTCAGCACCCACCCCTTCCCCAGGGATCGCGCCAAAATACTCGCCGCAGAGCTTTTACCCAATCCGGAGCTGTCCGCCTTACACCAACATTGCCGCGACCTGATGACAGCAATTGGCAAGCAACCCGAACGCAAAAGCTTTCGCCCACACT
It encodes:
- a CDS encoding beta-ketoacyl synthase, producing MQRLPVITAFGGFNPAGRSSFHRGYKRLVLDSLGEAERTDVLSDLAALMGLRTGDAATGPLSPELEQQVLQGTLVRELESRFYDYRQCHFHQPADLQSADGFAFDMSARQLPSPLPADWQVETLDNGRVRVRTRALSVMLDSHREIAVASAGQLPTGFEPGQQYNSRFHPRGLQLAILGASDAVQSLGIDWDLVAEKAGPDKISVYASSAMSQLDLNGNGGLLQSRLRGGRVSSKQLALGLTSMPADFVNAYVLGSVGTTGAVAGACATYLYNLRAAVEDIRCGRARVAVVGASEAPLVPEVVDGYATMGALANLDGLRKIFGNDIDFRRASRPFGDNCGFTLGEGSQWAVLMDDELALELGAPIHGAVANVFVNADGPKKSISAPGPGNYLTVARAMSEARAILGEESLRQRSFVQAHGSSTPQNRVTESAIFDRLAGAFGIENWPVCAVKAFVGHTVAAASGDQLISSLGIFARGILPGITTIDRVAEDVHHDNLSLSMSHVERDPESLDIAFLNSKGFGGNNATATVLAPHITEKMIGKRHGERAVTEFRKRNEAVAERAQAYDQRASRGDLNAIYRFGEGLIDESGIALDGAHLSLPGVPGTVSLPDENPFSDMV
- a CDS encoding GlxA family transcriptional regulator, whose translation is MPTVTFMLIDQMLTTGTVLPLEMLRGAESRARTEGKATPLKLVTVSIDGAPVQTSSGFQLAPDAALADAPDSDIIYLPALWRNPRPALRRSKALLDWLNTQAEKGAAISAVGTGVCFLAEAGLLNGKPATTHWHYFERFAADYPQVKLKRQYFITQADKLFCAASVNALADVTVHLIRQLYGPAIASHVERNFSHEIRRPFEEIAYSEGAVHLHPDEEIVQAQTWLKQHSSEDVKLSEVAKYFDMSVRSFNRRFKLATGQTPLQYLQNVRVDMARELLQSSNLSVNEIAEKVGYQDMGHFTALFKKFLSTTPSEYRTTVRAKLFKVNT
- a CDS encoding class I SAM-dependent methyltransferase, encoding MSHGNCPLCRHSAAQLYHRDKFRDYYQCANCALVFVPATFHLSSDAEKAYYDLHENSLEDAGYQRFLNRCAVPLIERLGPASFGLDFGCGPAPLLARLLQQAGHEVSTYDLYYRADAAALEKSYDFIVSTEVVEHLSSPDRVLAMLWRLLNPGGMLALMTKLVASPERFANWHYIRDPTHIVFFSRQTFCWLAAYFEAELEFVASDVIILRKPASASGVHFE
- a CDS encoding Hsp20 family protein; the encoded protein is MRNLDLSPLYRSAIGFDRLASLLDSMNSTEQNQPAYPPYNIELTGDDAYRITMAVAGFDQSELDIQVEQNRLTVSGKKPADYAGRNFLHRGIAARNFERRFQLADHVRVTDAQLVNGLLHVELVREIPEAMKPRKVEISSGNLLQSEKRVEPESAGQNTAINAGREQAA
- the thpR gene encoding RNA 2',3'-cyclic phosphodiesterase, whose amino-acid sequence is MEAIKKDSTDTVRLFIGVAPDIATQRFLDATCRHCQQLRLPRDHRWISHNNRHLTLAFLGDTSCQQLDTIEAILRDIASSTAASYGQIVSTHPFPRDRAKILAAELLPNPELSALHQHCRDLMTAIGKQPERKSFRPHFTLARSNLGFTRLPPLVTDFACRLGNLTLYHSLLAPGGSQYRPLISLPLEGSPQG